In Nocardioides sp. W7, the genomic stretch TCGGCCTGTGCCAGGTCGTCGGCCAGGCGACGTTCCCGTCGTTGAGCGTGACCGAGAACCTGGCCATGCACGGCTACACCTCGGGCAGCCGGAAGTGGACCAAGGAGGCGGTCGAGGCCGCCCTCACGGTGTTCCCCCGGTTGCACGCCCGCCGCGACCAGCCGGCCTCGACGCTCTCCGGCGGTGAGCGGCAGATGCTGGCGCTGGCCAAGGCGATCGTCAACGAGCCCAAGGTGCTCGTCATCGACGAGTTCTCGCTCGGCCTCGCTCCGGTGGTCGTCGGCGGCCTCATGGAGCTCGTGCGTCGGCTCAACCAGCGGGGAAGTGCGGTGCTGCTCGTCGAGCAGTCGGTCAACGTCGCGCTCTCGCTCGTCCACCGGGTCTACATGATGGAGAAGGGCGAGATCATCGCCGAGGAGTCGGCGGCGTCGCTCGCCGCCGATCCCGAGCAGGTCCGCACCCTGATGCTCGGCGGACACACGGCGGTGACGGCATGAGCGGCTTCGACTTCGGCGTCGACCGG encodes the following:
- a CDS encoding ABC transporter ATP-binding protein — encoded protein: MSESGPGAPALACAGIRASYGPVQVLFDAGLSVEQGEMVALLGPNGVGKSTLLKVIGGLLSPDEGSVHLGGVDVTRMGTRKRVGLGLCQVVGQATFPSLSVTENLAMHGYTSGSRKWTKEAVEAALTVFPRLHARRDQPASTLSGGERQMLALAKAIVNEPKVLVIDEFSLGLAPVVVGGLMELVRRLNQRGSAVLLVEQSVNVALSLVHRVYMMEKGEIIAEESAASLAADPEQVRTLMLGGHTAVTA